In Schizosaccharomyces osmophilus chromosome 2, complete sequence, the following proteins share a genomic window:
- a CDS encoding Schizosaccharomyces specific protein: protein MSQGLFTNPFGIPPPSDDSYASLSRFIAEFSQAIPGDQFASFANQLSSLSEALISKFRGGTRPLDNMSEIRGMFQALDEKFKNLEDGQNSLKEDMIRGQNSLKEEMIRGQNSLREGQIRLEGKLESLNSIFLANKGDVYLQCREIDSKVNKTRSSAQRSENIINRFVAKDTKPIPFVNGQEPPTELPGLKTISDVDNLNPQQLKTYTEGYGFKYDENEPQKSLKRKIADSAGFVTHQDVLYELSDSNESLRDVGNQNSAPNQRSGTRRLRHH from the coding sequence ATGAGTCAAGGTTTATTTACGAACCCATTTGGGATTCCTCCACCATCTGATGATTCTTATGCTTCCTTAAGCCGTTTCATAGCTGAATTCTCACAGGCGATTCCTGGAGACCAGTTTGCCTCGTTTGCAAATCAACTGTCAAGTCTAAGTGAAGCGCTTATATCCAAATTTCGAGGAGGGACTCGACCGCTAGACAACATGTCTGAAATTCGTGGGATGTTTCAAGCTCTTGACGAGAAATTTAAGAATCTAGAAGATGGACAAAATAGCCTCAAAGAAGATATGATTCGAGGACAAAATAGCCTCAAAGAAGAGATGATTCGAGGACAAAATAGCCTCCGAGAAGGACAAATAAGGCTAGAAGGAAAACTTGAATCTTTGAACAGTATTTTTTTAGCTAATAAGGGTGATGTCTATTTACAGTGCCGCGAAATTGATTCCAAAGTTAACAAGACAAGATCTTCAGCGCAGAGATCTGAAAATATCATCAACAGATTCGTTGCGAAAGATACAAAACCGATTCCATTTGTTAATGGACAGGAACCTCCTACCGAGCTACCTGGGCTAAAAACTATCTCCGACGTTGACAATTTGAATCCACAGCAACTGAAAACGTATACGGAGGGATATGGGTTTAAGTATGACGAGAATGAGCCTCAAAAGTctcttaaaagaaaaatcgcAGACTCTGCTGGTTTTGTTACTCACCAGGATGTTTTATACGAATTGTCAGACAGCAATGAATCCCTTCGAGACGTAGGAAACCAAAATAGTGCACCAAATCAACGGTCAGGTACACGCAGGCTTCGTCATCATTGA